TATCGAGTGATTTGTTTCCGGGTATTGGTCATCGTACGGCCGAGACCATTGTGGAAAAGCTAGGGCCGAATGCGATTAAAGTAATCATAGAAAATCCAAATGCTTTAGATGAAATTCCCCGATTGACAGAAGAAAAAAAGCAAACTCTCCGATCTGTATTAGAACAAAACCTTGGATTAGATCGTATTATGATTCAACTAAATGAATGGGGATTTGGTGCCCAAATTGCAGTTCGAATCTATCAAACCTACGAAGGTGAAACACTCCAAGTATTACAGAAGAATCCATATTGTTTGATTGAAGATATTGAAGGAATCGGTTTTCAGCGTGCTGATGAACTTGGTGCAAGATTACATATAACAGGTAATCACCCCAATCGTATAAAGGCGTCTATTTTACATTTATTAAATGTGGCTGCATTATCAGAAGGCCATGCATATCTTGATGCAGAAGAAATCATTCCACAAGCTAAAAGACTATTAGAATCTAGCCAGCGTTGTACAATCGACTATGATGATATTTCAAAATGTATTATTGAGTTGGGGGAAGAAGGGAAAGTTTGTGGAGAAGAGACAAGAATTTATATGCCTTCTCTCTACTATTCAGAAATAGGGATCGCAACTAAAATTACGGAGCTTGTTCAAAAAAACAAAGAGCATTCAGCATTCCCATCATCAGAAATCCGTAAACGAATAGGTGATGCTGAGGAACGTTTTGGTGTTTCATACGCAGAAACTCAAATAAAAGCAATTGAAACCGCCATTAATTCAGCAGTAATGATTTTAACGGGTGGTCCTGGTACTGGGAAAACAACTGTTGTTCGTGGGATTGTGGATGTATACGCAGAATTGCATGGATTATCACTAAATCCAAAAGAATATGCGGCTAAAGATGAAGATTTTCCAATTGTCTTAGTAGCGCCAACAGGTCGAGCTGCTAAACGACTAAGTGAATCGACAGAGCTTCCTGCGATGACAATTCACCGTTTGTTAGGATTTACAGGTCAAGAAAAAGATGAAGAATCAGAACGTGAAGTAGCAGGACGTCTGATTATTGTTGATGAAATGTCTATGGTTGATACTTGGCTTGCCAATCAATTATTAAAGGCTTTGAATGAGGATTGCCAAGTAATATTTGTGGGAGATCAAGATCAACTACCACCAGTAGGACCAGGTCAAGTATTAAAAGATTTACTTGCATCCAAAGCGATTCCCACAGTGGAATTAAAGGACGTTTATCGCCAATCTGAAGGATCTTCTATTATTGAATTGGCCCATCAGATGAAGCAAGGTGAAATCCCTCAAGATCTGACTGTTAAAACAAGTGATCGTTCTTTTATCCGTGCAGGACAAGAGCAAATTGCCGATGTTGTTGGTCAAGTGGTCAAAAGCGCGATCAAAAAAGGGTTTTCAATTCATGATGTGCAAGTATTGGCACCTATGTATAGAGGCAATGCTGGTATTGATGCAATGAACAAAATGTTACAAGAGCTAATTAATCCAAAAAAAAGTGAAAAGACAAAAGAAATTGCATTTGGGGATACAACTTACCGTATTGGAGATAAAGTACTACAGCTTGTAAACCAGCCCAATAATAATGTATTTAATGGGGATATGGGTGAAGTTATTTCAATTATTAAAGCAAAGGAAACCATAGAAAAAACAGATTTACTTGTCGTATCTTTTGATGGTATTGAAGTAACCTATCAAAAGGGAGATTTAAATCAACTAACGCTTGCTTATTGTTGTTCAATTCATAAATCCCAGGGTAGTGAGTTTCCTATGGTCATCATGCCGATTGTTCGAGGCTATTCCAAAATGCTAAGGAAAAATCTTCTTTATACAGGTATTACTCGAGCAAAGAATTTCCTTATTCTCTGTGGAGAACCAGATACATTTATTTATGGCTTTCAAAGAACGGATGATCTAGAAAGACATACATCTCTTGCTGATCGCTTAAACACTATTCAACCAGAAGATAAAGTCAAAGAAGAAAATATTGAAGATACTTCTTTAAAATCTGAATCAGAGGATTCATTATCAGAAGATATAGAAGGAATAAATGACACTGAGCCTGCAAAGCTAACAGTTGATAATGTCAATTTCATTCATCCGATGATTGGTATGAAAGGCATTAGCCCATATGACTTTATGGAGTATGAGAATTGACAGAATGACTCGTATTTTTTAAAATATGTATGAGTAAAGTCGGAGACAACTCGTTTTCGGCAAATGTAGAAACCCTATAATTAAAAACGATGATGGAAAAAAGTACTTTTTGGGAAGTGTACAGAAAGAGGTTCCGTGGCTGTGAGAACCTTCACCTACCAATTTGGAAAAGCTCGTCCTGAGTGTAGTCAAAAACTACCGTTTACCGCGTTAAGGTCAATTAAGAGATAATAGTGAAAACTATTATAATTAGGGTGGTACCGCGAAAATTAGCCTTCGTCCCTGTTACAGAGGATGAGGGTTTTTTTATTGTATTTGGTTATTAAATGCTATTGTTGCTTTCTCAATGTACCTCAAATAAGTGAAAGGCGGCGACTCCTACGGGAAAGCGAGCCAGAAGAAAGCGTCTGCCTGTAGCGAAACGGATAAAAGAGCAACAGTATTGCTAAATACACCATTGTATTAAAGGAGGAACTATTCATGCAAACATCTGCAGAAATTCGTCGCAAATTCATTGAATTCTTCGAAGAAAAAAATCATAAACAAGAACCGAGTATGCCACTTGTACCAATTAATGATGCATCATTACTTTGGATTAACTCTGGTGTCGCAACATTAAAAAAATACTTTGATGGTTCAGTAATTCCTGAAAATCCACGTATTACAAATGCTCAAAAAGCAATTCGTACAAACGATATTGAGAATGTTGGTAAAACAGCTCGCCATCATACATTTTTTGAAATGCTTGGGAACTTCTCAATTGGTGATTACTTCAAGAGAGAAGCTATTCACTATGCTTGGGAATTTTTAACTGATTCTAAATGGATGGGCTTTGATGGAGAAAAATTGTCAATAACAATTCATCCTGAAGACCAAGAAGCATACGATATTTGGAAAGATGAAATTGGTGTTCCAGAAGAACGCTTGATTCGTCTTGAAGGTAACTTCTGGGATATTGGTGAAGGTCCAAGTGGTCCAAACTCTGAAATTTTCTACGATCGTGGTGAAAAATATGGTAACGATCCAAAAGACCCTGAACTATATCCAGGTGGTGAAAATGAACGTTATCTTGAAATTTGGAACCTTGTGTTCTCACAATTTAACCATAACCCAGACGGCACATATACGCCATTGCCAAAACAAAACATTGATACAGGTATGGGACTAGAACGTATGGCATCTGTTGTACAAGATGTTCCAACTAACTTTGATACTGATTTATTCATGCCAATCATTGAAAAAATCGAAGAATTTGCAAACCGAAAATACAAACGCCCTGGTGAAATTGATTTAAGTGAAATTTTTGGTAGTGATGAAGATATCAACACACCATTTAAAGTAATTGCAGACCATATTCGTACAGTAGCATTTGCTATTGGTGATGGTGCACTTCCATCAAATGAAGGTCGTGGATATGTACTACGTCGCTTATTACGTCGTGCAGTACGTTATGCAAAACAAATTGGTATTGAAAAACCATTTATGTTCGAACTAGTACCAACAGTTGGTAACATTATGGTAGACTTCTATCCAGAAGTAAAAGAAAAAGCAGAATTTATCGCACGAGTGATCAAAAATGAAGAAGTACGTTTCCATGAAACACTTCATGATGGATTAGCGATTTTTAACGAAGTGGTAGAAGCACAAAAAGCAAAAGGTGAAGCAGTCATTCCAGGAGCAGATGCATTCCGTTTATATGATACTTATGGTTTCCCAGTGGAACTTACTGAAGAATATGCGGAAGAAGTTGGCATGACAGTAGATGAAGAAGGATTCAATGCTGAAATGGAAGCACAACGTGAACGTGCTCGTAATGCACGCCAAGATGTTGACTCTATGCATGTACAATCAGAAGTACTTGCTAACTTAACTCAAGAAAGTAAATTTGTTGGTTATGAATCATTAGAATCCCACACAACTGTTGTTGCTATGGTAGTAAATGGTCAAGAAGCTAAAACTGCTTCAGAAGGTGATGAAGTTTTAGTCATTTTAGCAGAAACGCCATTCTACGCAGAAATGGGTGGTCAAATTGCAGATCATGGTACAATTTCTAATGATGCATTTACCGCTAATGTAAAAGATGTACAAAAGGCGCCGAATGGTCAACCACTACACACAGTTATCATCGAATCTGGCGAAATGAATATTGAAGATGAGGTGCTTGCAAAAGTAGATAGAGCTGAACGGAATTTAACAGTGAAAAACCATACAGCAACTCACCTTTTACAACGTGCATTAAAAGATACACTTGGAGATCATGTTAACCAAGCTGGTTCATATGTAGGACCAGACCGTTTGCGTTTTGACTTTTCTCACTTTGGAGCTGTAACAAAAGAAGAGTTAGAAACAATCGAACGTATTGTCAATGAGAAAATTTGGGAAGACATTCCAGTTGTCATCGAAGAAATGCCGATTGCAGACGCAAAAGCAATGGGCGCTATGGCATTATTCGGTGAAAAATATGGTGATGTAGTACGCGTCGTACAAGTATCAGATTACTCTATTGAACTTTGCGGTGGGATCCATGTAAAACGCTCTTCTGAAATTGGTTTCTTTAAAATTGTTTCTGAAGGTGGTATCGGTGCTGGTACACGTCGTATTGAGGCTGTTACTGGTCAAGCAGCATACCTTGCAGCAAAAGAAGAACAACGTATTCTAGAACAAACAGCTAGTCTACTTAAATCAAATCCAAAAGATTTAGTTGCACGTGTTGAAGGGTTACAACATGATTTAAAAGAATTACAACGTGAAAATGCGTCACTTTCAGCTAAAATTGCTGGAGCTCAGGCTTCTAACATTCTTTCAGCAGCGCAACAAATTGGTGAAGTGACTGTTCTTGCTACTAAAGTAGAAGCAAAAGACAACAACCAACTACGCCAATTAATGGACGATTTAAAAGAAAAAATGGATAATAGTATTATCGTTCTAGGAGCAACTGCTGGAGATAAAGTAATGATTTGTGCAGGTGTGACAAAAGATATAGCTGGTGGAAACTATCATGCAGGTAATATCGTTAAACATGTAGCTGAACTTTGTGGCGGTAAAGGTGGCGGTCGCCCTGATATGGCTATGGCTGGAGCAAAAGATGGCTCTAAATTGGTAGAAGCTTTGGATTCTGTGTATAATTATGTAAAATCTATTTAAAAGGTAGTAAGAATCAGGTATACTATCAGAGAACAGATTAATAATTACAACAACTTTAAAGTGAGGTGCTGAGCATGAGTAAGTTTGATCAAACGATGAAATTTAATTTCCCAGAAGAATCTATGGAACAAGAAGTAAGAGAAACCATGCTTCATGTTCATGCAGCACTAGAAGAAAAAGGGTATAATCCAATTAACCAAATCGTTGGTTACCTATTATCAGGGGATCCTGCTTATATCCCACGTCATCAGGAGGCTCGTAACAAAATTCGTAAGCTTGAACGTGACGAAATTTTAGAGGAACTTGTGAAGTTTTATATCAAGAAGAATAACGAGGCAAAATGATGAGAATAATGGGTTTAGATGTTGGCTCCAAAACAGTTGGAGTAGCAGTTAGTGACGCACTTGGTTGGACTGCCCAAGGTATTGAAACTGTGAAAATCGATGAGGAGAACGAAGAATTTGGTATCGAAAGAATTCGTGAACTCGTCCAACAATATGGAGTAACGGAATTCGTTGTCGGATTTCCTAAAAACATGAATAATACAATTGGTCCTAGAGGTGAAGCATCCAAGGCATATGCAAAGCTTTTAGAGGATACATTTTCTATGCCTGTAACACTTTGGGATGAACGATTAACAACGATGGCTGCTGAACGTCTGCTTATTGAAGCAGATGTTCGACGCAAAAATCGTAAAAAAGTCATTGATAAAATGGCAGCGGTTATGATCCTTCAAGGATTTTTGGATCGAAAACAATTTTGAGGTGAAAAAATGGAAGAAGAATTTGAACAACGTCACATCACAATCGTGGATGATGAAGGAAATGAACAACTTTGTGAAGTACTACATACATTTGATTCCGAAGAGTTCGGTAAATCATATGTACTTTACTCTGTAGTTGGCTCTGAAGACGAAGATGGTGTGGTTGAAATCTTTGCTTCATCATTCGTGCCTTCTGAAGATGGTACTGATGGCGAATTATCCCCAATTGAAACAGAAGAAGAGTGGGATTTTATCGAATCAGTCATTGAAGAACTTGATGAAGATATTGAAGCAAAGTAAGTAACGTAAATAAATTGAAGAGGTGACCTAGTAATGGCACATGAACACGATCACGAACATAATCATGAACATATTATTGCAGTAGATGAAAATGGAAACGAACAAGTATATGCTGTTCTTTATACTTTCGATTCTGAAGACTTCGGAAAATCATATGTTCTATACTATAAAGAAGGCGCAGAAGCTGGCGAAGAAGTAGAAATTTTCGCATCTGCAATTGTACCAGCTGAAGATGGTGAAGGCGGAGAACTTGTTCCAATCGAAACAGATGAAGAATGGGATATGGTCGAAGAAGTATTAAACACTCTTGATGCTGAATTCGGCGAAGAGTAATTGATACAAGTCGCCAAAGCGGAATGAGTTTTTTGCATTCCGCTTTTTTTATTTGAAAGCGTGGGCGCGCTCTAAAAGTTTGTGTCCGTAGCTGGAAAAAATAAAATAAGCGAAGTATACTCTTGTTAAAGGAGGACAAGTAGTGGGTACGAATTCGACAAATCAAATAAATAAATTAAAAGAACGACAAGCAGAAAAGCGAATCGTGCGGAAAATCGTATTAATCATATCTAGTGTTATAGTAGCACTTGCACTAATTCTAGGTATTAGTATGTATTTTTACGTTTCTAGTGCATTAAAACCTGTTAATAAAGAAGCAAACCAATCGATAAAAGTAGAATTGCCAATTGGATCTTCAATTGATACAATTGCACAAACTTTAGAAAATAAAGGGATTATTAAAAATGCAAAGGTGTTTAAATACTACACCAAATTCAAAAATGAGTCAGCATTTCAAGCGGGTACATATGAGTTAAGCCAGGCTATGACGATTGATGAAATTATCCGAAGTCTCAAAACAGGTAAAGTCTATCGTCAACCAGTGTTTACCATAACAATACCTGAGGGGTTAACACTTGATCAGATTGCTGATCGTGTAGCAAAAAGTACAAATTACTCTAAAAAAGATTTTATGGATTTAGTGACAAGTAAAGCGTTTATAAATGATATGAAGAAAAAATATCCTAACACAGTGACAAAAGCTGTAGATAACAAAAAAATTCGCTATGCTCTAGAAGGTTATTTATATCCTTCCACATATCCATTCTTCGAACAAAAACCTAAACTTGAACAAATAGCTGAACAAATGGTAGCGCAAACAGATGAAGTCGTGACATCCTATTCAGCACAATTGAAAGAAAAACACATGTCAGTGCATAAATTCTTAACGTTTGCATCTTTACTAGAACGTGAAGCAACTGCAAAAACAGATCGTGAAACGATTGCAAGTGTATTCTTTAACCGAATAGATAAGAAAATGCCCTTACAAACTGACCCAACTGTTTTATATGCCCTTGGCGAACATAAATCTCGTGTTTTATATAAAGATTTAGAAGTGAACAATCCTTACAACACTTATAAAAATACAGGATTACCACCAGGTCCTATTTCTAATGCCGGTAAAGAGTCATTAGAAGCGACGATTAATCCTGCTGAAACCGATTATCTATACTTTGTAGCAGACAAAAAGGGAATCAATCATTTCTCCAAAACATATGATGAGCACTTGAAGAAAGTGGAAGAACATATTAAGTAAATGAGTAGAAGAAGGGCGACTCTCGCTTTTCTTCTATTTTCATGATAAGATAAAGTGTATTTTTGAATATAGAGGTGAGTGTTGTATGGCTATTTCGGATGCATATACAAAATCCTTCATCCAACCACGATCTGCATTGCTAATGGAGATGGAACAGTTTGCAGAAGAAAACTATGTTCCTATCATGCAATTACCAGCGATTGAAATTTTACTTCAAATGCTTCGCATACAAAAACCTAAAGCAATTTTAGAAATTGGTAGTGCAATAGGTTATTCAGCAATTCGAATGGCAGAAACACTGCCACAATCCATGATTGTAACAGTCGAACGTGATCAAACACGAATTGAACAAGCAAAGCAATTTCTTGCTAGATCTGCTGTAAAAGATAATATTGTGTTACTTGAAGGAGACGCGTTAGAAGTGGATGTAGAAAGTAAGTATCCATCTTTTGATGCTGTTTTTATCGATGCAGCTAAGGGACAGTATAAAAAGTTTTTTGAAAAATATAGCCCACTAGTTAAAAAAGGCGGTATTTTATATATCGATAATATGTATATGCACGGTCTTTCAAACCTAGATATGCGGGATGTACCGAAACGAAAAAGAACGATGATAAGAAACCTACACCAATTTGCAGAATGGATCATTGCAAACCCTGAATATCAATCTACATTCTTTCCTGTTGGTGATGGTTTATTGATTTGTATTAAGAGGTGACCAGTATGAAGAAACCTGAATTACTTGTGACACCACAATCTGTTGAACACATTAAAGCACTTATCCAAGCAGGAGCAGATGCTTTTTTAATTGGTGAGCAACAGTTTGGTTTGCGTCTAGCAGGAGAATTCACAATTGAACAAGTAACAGAAGCTACAAAATTGATACATGATGCAGGGAAAAAAGTATATGTAGCAATGAATTCAATTTATCATAACGACCGTGTTGATGGCCTTGCTCCATATATGCGAAAATTAGCGGAAATTGGCGTCGATGCAATTGTCTTTGGCGACCCTGCAGTCATTATCGCAAAACGTGAGGCTGGAATAGAGATCCCATTACATTGGAATCCAGAAACAATTGCAACTAACTGGTTCCAAGCAAATTACTGGGGTAAACGTGGAGCTACTCGTGCTGTACTTGCACGTGAACTAAGCATGGAAGAAATTGTTGAGATTAAAGAAAATGCTGAAGTGGAAATCCAAGTGCAAGTACATGGTATGACTTGTATGTTCCAATCGAAGCGTCCACTGCTCGGACATTACTTCATGTATGAAGGAAAAGCAATGGAAGTAGAAAATCGTAAAGAGGCACGTAATATGTTCTTATATGATAAAGAACGTAATAGCAGATATCCAATTTATGAAGATTTAAATGGTACACATATCTATAGTCCAAATGATATGTGCATTATTGACGAATTAGATGAATTATTCGAAGCTGAAATCGATGCTTTCAAAATTGAAGGCGTTTTACAAGCTGAAGATTATGTTGTGACAGTTACTGAATGTTATCGCAAAGCAATTGATGCATATGCAGATTCACCAGATGCTTATTTTGATCTTAAAGAAGAATTATTAGCGAAGATTGAAGAGATTCAACCAGAACTTCGACCACTCGATACTGGCTTCTTCTTCAAAGAAACGGTTTACTAGAAAGGAGGAGACCACATGACATTATTACAAAATGATCATATTAGTGAAATTCGCGATGGAAAGAGGGTCATCATCAAAAAACCGGAGCTATTAGCACCAGCAGGAAACTTAGAAAAATTGAAAATTGCGGTGCATTATGGAGCTGATGCTGTATTTATTGGTGGACAAGAGTTTGGCCTTCGTTCCAATGCAGGGAACTTCTCCATTGAAGAAATTCATGAAGGTGTAGAATTTGCTAAAAAATACGGAGCAAGAATATATGTAACAACAAATATCTTTGCTCATAATGAAAACATGGATGGACTTGAAGAGTATTTATGTGCTCTTGAGAATGCAGGTGCAGCAGGGATTATAGTAGCTGATCCATTGATTATTGAAACCTGTAAACAAGTAGCACCTAAACTTGAAATTCACTTAAGTACACAACAATCTCTTTCTAACTGGAAAGCTGTCCAATATTGGAAAGAAGAAGGTTTACAACGTGTTGTGCTTGCTCGTGAAACAGGTGCTGAAGAAATCAAATTAATGAAAGAAAAAGTTGATATTGAAATTGAGTCATTTGTTCATGGCGCAATGTGTATTGCTTATTCTGGACGTTGTGTGCTATCTAACCACATGACAGCTCGTGATTCGAACCGTGGTGGTTGCTGTCAATCATGTCGTTGGGATTATGATTTATATGCAGTAGAAGATGAGGAAGAAAAACCATTATTCGATGCAGATGATGATGCCTTTGCGATGAGTCCAAAAGACTTGAAATTAATCGAATCAATTCCAAAAATTATCGAATTAGGTATCGATTCATTAAAGGTTGAAGGACGTATGAAATCCATTCACTATATCGCAACAGTTGTTAGCGTTTATCGAAAAGTAATTGATGCTTATTGTGCTGATCCAGACAACTTCAAGATAAAACGTGAGTGGCTAGAAGAACTAGA
This window of the Rummeliibacillus pycnus genome carries:
- the recD2 gene encoding SF1B family DNA helicase RecD2, with the protein product MTENLSLFTDEQLFIVGRPVVTIFHNAQNLFSIVKLKIQETNTNYKEKEIIVTGYFPAVAEDALYRYTGQLKQHPKYGLQFQAATFEKEIPATETGVVQYLSSDLFPGIGHRTAETIVEKLGPNAIKVIIENPNALDEIPRLTEEKKQTLRSVLEQNLGLDRIMIQLNEWGFGAQIAVRIYQTYEGETLQVLQKNPYCLIEDIEGIGFQRADELGARLHITGNHPNRIKASILHLLNVAALSEGHAYLDAEEIIPQAKRLLESSQRCTIDYDDISKCIIELGEEGKVCGEETRIYMPSLYYSEIGIATKITELVQKNKEHSAFPSSEIRKRIGDAEERFGVSYAETQIKAIETAINSAVMILTGGPGTGKTTVVRGIVDVYAELHGLSLNPKEYAAKDEDFPIVLVAPTGRAAKRLSESTELPAMTIHRLLGFTGQEKDEESEREVAGRLIIVDEMSMVDTWLANQLLKALNEDCQVIFVGDQDQLPPVGPGQVLKDLLASKAIPTVELKDVYRQSEGSSIIELAHQMKQGEIPQDLTVKTSDRSFIRAGQEQIADVVGQVVKSAIKKGFSIHDVQVLAPMYRGNAGIDAMNKMLQELINPKKSEKTKEIAFGDTTYRIGDKVLQLVNQPNNNVFNGDMGEVISIIKAKETIEKTDLLVVSFDGIEVTYQKGDLNQLTLAYCCSIHKSQGSEFPMVIMPIVRGYSKMLRKNLLYTGITRAKNFLILCGEPDTFIYGFQRTDDLERHTSLADRLNTIQPEDKVKEENIEDTSLKSESEDSLSEDIEGINDTEPAKLTVDNVNFIHPMIGMKGISPYDFMEYEN
- the alaS gene encoding alanine--tRNA ligase, whose amino-acid sequence is MQTSAEIRRKFIEFFEEKNHKQEPSMPLVPINDASLLWINSGVATLKKYFDGSVIPENPRITNAQKAIRTNDIENVGKTARHHTFFEMLGNFSIGDYFKREAIHYAWEFLTDSKWMGFDGEKLSITIHPEDQEAYDIWKDEIGVPEERLIRLEGNFWDIGEGPSGPNSEIFYDRGEKYGNDPKDPELYPGGENERYLEIWNLVFSQFNHNPDGTYTPLPKQNIDTGMGLERMASVVQDVPTNFDTDLFMPIIEKIEEFANRKYKRPGEIDLSEIFGSDEDINTPFKVIADHIRTVAFAIGDGALPSNEGRGYVLRRLLRRAVRYAKQIGIEKPFMFELVPTVGNIMVDFYPEVKEKAEFIARVIKNEEVRFHETLHDGLAIFNEVVEAQKAKGEAVIPGADAFRLYDTYGFPVELTEEYAEEVGMTVDEEGFNAEMEAQRERARNARQDVDSMHVQSEVLANLTQESKFVGYESLESHTTVVAMVVNGQEAKTASEGDEVLVILAETPFYAEMGGQIADHGTISNDAFTANVKDVQKAPNGQPLHTVIIESGEMNIEDEVLAKVDRAERNLTVKNHTATHLLQRALKDTLGDHVNQAGSYVGPDRLRFDFSHFGAVTKEELETIERIVNEKIWEDIPVVIEEMPIADAKAMGAMALFGEKYGDVVRVVQVSDYSIELCGGIHVKRSSEIGFFKIVSEGGIGAGTRRIEAVTGQAAYLAAKEEQRILEQTASLLKSNPKDLVARVEGLQHDLKELQRENASLSAKIAGAQASNILSAAQQIGEVTVLATKVEAKDNNQLRQLMDDLKEKMDNSIIVLGATAGDKVMICAGVTKDIAGGNYHAGNIVKHVAELCGGKGGGRPDMAMAGAKDGSKLVEALDSVYNYVKSI
- a CDS encoding IreB family regulatory phosphoprotein — protein: MSKFDQTMKFNFPEESMEQEVRETMLHVHAALEEKGYNPINQIVGYLLSGDPAYIPRHQEARNKIRKLERDEILEELVKFYIKKNNEAK
- the ruvX gene encoding Holliday junction resolvase RuvX, which produces MRIMGLDVGSKTVGVAVSDALGWTAQGIETVKIDEENEEFGIERIRELVQQYGVTEFVVGFPKNMNNTIGPRGEASKAYAKLLEDTFSMPVTLWDERLTTMAAERLLIEADVRRKNRKKVIDKMAAVMILQGFLDRKQF
- a CDS encoding DUF1292 domain-containing protein; this translates as MEEEFEQRHITIVDDEGNEQLCEVLHTFDSEEFGKSYVLYSVVGSEDEDGVVEIFASSFVPSEDGTDGELSPIETEEEWDFIESVIEELDEDIEAK
- a CDS encoding DUF1292 domain-containing protein codes for the protein MAHEHDHEHNHEHIIAVDENGNEQVYAVLYTFDSEDFGKSYVLYYKEGAEAGEEVEIFASAIVPAEDGEGGELVPIETDEEWDMVEEVLNTLDAEFGEE
- the mltG gene encoding endolytic transglycosylase MltG; the protein is MGTNSTNQINKLKERQAEKRIVRKIVLIISSVIVALALILGISMYFYVSSALKPVNKEANQSIKVELPIGSSIDTIAQTLENKGIIKNAKVFKYYTKFKNESAFQAGTYELSQAMTIDEIIRSLKTGKVYRQPVFTITIPEGLTLDQIADRVAKSTNYSKKDFMDLVTSKAFINDMKKKYPNTVTKAVDNKKIRYALEGYLYPSTYPFFEQKPKLEQIAEQMVAQTDEVVTSYSAQLKEKHMSVHKFLTFASLLEREATAKTDRETIASVFFNRIDKKMPLQTDPTVLYALGEHKSRVLYKDLEVNNPYNTYKNTGLPPGPISNAGKESLEATINPAETDYLYFVADKKGINHFSKTYDEHLKKVEEHIK
- a CDS encoding O-methyltransferase codes for the protein MAISDAYTKSFIQPRSALLMEMEQFAEENYVPIMQLPAIEILLQMLRIQKPKAILEIGSAIGYSAIRMAETLPQSMIVTVERDQTRIEQAKQFLARSAVKDNIVLLEGDALEVDVESKYPSFDAVFIDAAKGQYKKFFEKYSPLVKKGGILYIDNMYMHGLSNLDMRDVPKRKRTMIRNLHQFAEWIIANPEYQSTFFPVGDGLLICIKR
- a CDS encoding peptidase U32 family protein, coding for MKKPELLVTPQSVEHIKALIQAGADAFLIGEQQFGLRLAGEFTIEQVTEATKLIHDAGKKVYVAMNSIYHNDRVDGLAPYMRKLAEIGVDAIVFGDPAVIIAKREAGIEIPLHWNPETIATNWFQANYWGKRGATRAVLARELSMEEIVEIKENAEVEIQVQVHGMTCMFQSKRPLLGHYFMYEGKAMEVENRKEARNMFLYDKERNSRYPIYEDLNGTHIYSPNDMCIIDELDELFEAEIDAFKIEGVLQAEDYVVTVTECYRKAIDAYADSPDAYFDLKEELLAKIEEIQPELRPLDTGFFFKETVY
- a CDS encoding peptidase U32 family protein: MTLLQNDHISEIRDGKRVIIKKPELLAPAGNLEKLKIAVHYGADAVFIGGQEFGLRSNAGNFSIEEIHEGVEFAKKYGARIYVTTNIFAHNENMDGLEEYLCALENAGAAGIIVADPLIIETCKQVAPKLEIHLSTQQSLSNWKAVQYWKEEGLQRVVLARETGAEEIKLMKEKVDIEIESFVHGAMCIAYSGRCVLSNHMTARDSNRGGCCQSCRWDYDLYAVEDEEEKPLFDADDDAFAMSPKDLKLIESIPKIIELGIDSLKVEGRMKSIHYIATVVSVYRKVIDAYCADPDNFKIKREWLEELDKCANRETASSYFEGQPGYEQQMFGIHGKQTTYDFVGMVLEYDEDSKMVTLQQRNYFKPGDEVEFFGPEIENFTVIIDEVWDEDGVSLDAARHPLQIVRFKCEQKLYPHNMMRKEMR